The proteins below come from a single Gossypium raimondii isolate GPD5lz chromosome 2, ASM2569854v1, whole genome shotgun sequence genomic window:
- the LOC105787648 gene encoding cyclin-D3-3, giving the protein MAQHIQIPSPLILQKLYCEEEESFEDDNGSEICVETVKKETFLPSFFIENDYFFEQDDELFVLMSKEKQTHHGYIDVNLNKPLVLARKQALGLFFKVKEHYGFNALTMVLAVNYFDRFISSLKLQQDNPWMSQLAAVACLSLAAKVEETQVPLLLELQVEESNYVFDSKTIQRMELLVLSTLQWRMNPITPISFFNHITSRLGLKSHLHFEFLHSCEHLLLLVITDSRFMLYIPSILAAATMLHVIKDIEPCHYLEYQKQLIGVLKICEDEVNSCYELISELLESRGHKSKRRLVPSPSSPNGVIDASFSCDNLVDSWAVTTSSVSSSSYPQFKRSRAPDQQMRLPSVNRMFVDPVSRPP; this is encoded by the exons ATGGCTCAGCATATTCAAATCCCATCACCATTGATTCTCCAGAAGCTGTATTGcgaagaagaagaaagcttTGAAGACGACAATGGAAGTGAAATTTGTGTTGAAACAGTGAAAAAAGAGACATTTTTACCTTCATTCTTcattgaaaatgattatttctTTGAACAAGACGATGAGTTGTTTGTTTTAATGTCTAAAGAGAAACAGACCCACCATGGGTACATTGATGTTAACTTAAACAAGCCACTGGTTTTAGCTCGAAAACAAGCTTTGGGGTTGTTTTTCAAGGTCAAAGAACACTATGGGTTCAATGCTTTAACCATGGTTCTTGCTGTGAATTACTTCGATAGGTTCATTTCAAGCTTGAAACTTCAACAAGATAACCCATGGATGAGTCAATTAGCTGCTGTTGCTTGTTTATCTTTAGCTGCTAAAGTTGAAGAAACTCAAGTACCACTCCTTTTAGAGCTTCAA gTGGAAGAATCAAACTATGTTTTTGATTCAAAAACTATACAAAGAATGGAGCTTTTAGTGTTATCAACTCTTCAATGGAGGATGAACCCTATAACACCAATTTCCTTCTTTAATCACATTACAAGTAGACTTGGATTGAAGTCTCATTTACATTTTGAGTTCCTTCATAGCTGTGAACATTTGCTTCTTCTTGTCATTACTG ATTCAAGGTTCATGCTTTATATACCTTCAATCTTAGCTGCTGCAACAATGCTACATGTTATTAAAGATATTGAACCATGTCATTACCTCGAATATCAAAAACAACTCATTGGTGTACTCAAGATATGTGAG GATGAAGTAAATTCGTGCTACGAGCTCATCTCGGAGTTACTGGAAAGCCGAGGCCACAAAAGTAAGCGTAGATTGGTCCCGAGCCCGAGTAGTCCTAATGGTGTCATTGATGCATCTTTCAGCTGTGATAACTTGGTTGATTCGTGGGCTGTGACAACGTCTTCGGTTTCGTCATCGTCGTATCCACAATTCAAAAGGAGTAGAGCACCGGACCAGCAAATGCGGCTGCCGTCGGTAAACCGTATGTTTGTCGATCCGGTTAGTCGTCCCCCTTAA
- the LOC105787647 gene encoding probable LRR receptor-like serine/threonine-protein kinase At4g37250, producing the protein MTSFFSLKLHLHSAIFIVLTFLAVQGSGINADGLLLLSFKNSILSDPLQALRNWNSTDQTPCSWTGVFCSNTNGGGGEGGSRVTALSLPSSQLVGSIPSDLGSIQHLESLDLSNNSLNGSVLESVFNATELRFLDLSNNLMSGAMPETIGRLQSLQFLNLSDNELGGTLPKTLTTIQNLTVVSLKNNYFSGDLPAGFRSLQVLDLSSNLIDGSLPKNFGGDSLTYLNVSYNRLFGKIPSQFAEKIPTNATIDLSFNNLTGEIPDSDVFNNQEPKSFSGNPHLCGEITGRSCPITSSPSSSPPAIAAFPKTTEFADTPGPSPIGEKPQRNRLKPGTIVAIIIGDTAGIGFFLMVFFIIHKLKNKKRVETTTVTQTANDTVNDNWSTTSSSSESRGFTRWSCLRNTKEEYDEESETPSEEDQSQGNQRQGMHEHDKKGTLVTVDGENQLELETLLKASAYILGATGSSIMYKAVLEDGTCLAVRRIGENSVVRFKDFDTQVRVIAKMVHPNLVKIRGFYWGVDEKLVIYDFVPNGSVANSRYRKVGSSPCHLPWEARLKIAKGVARGLAYLHDKKHVHANLKPSNILLGPDMEPKIGDFGLERLVTCDTSTKVGVSARNFGSKRSTASRDSLQDLTGPSPSPSPSSFGLSPYRAPESLRILKPNPKWDVYAFGVIFLELLTGKVIVVDESGQGNGIVIEDKIKALRMADAPIRGELEGKEEGLLACFTLGYNCASPVPQKRPSMKEAVQILDKIPSSTSFSQHYFGY; encoded by the exons ATGACTTCCTTCTTCAGCCTTAAACTCCATTTACACTCCGCAATTTTCATCGTTCTTACTTTTCTTGCAGTTCAGGGTTCCGGCATAAACGCCGACGGTCTTCTTTTACTGTCTTTCAAAAACTCCATTCTCAGCGACCCTTTACAAGCACTACGAAACTGGAACTCCACCGACCAGACACCGTGTTCTTGGACCGGCGTCTTTTGTAGCAACACCAATGGCGGCGGCGGTGAGGGCGGGTCTCGTGTTACAGCTTTGTCTCTTCCTAGTTCTCAGCTCGTCGGTTCGATACCGTCAGATCTGGGTTCCATTCAACACCTCGAAAGCCTTGATTTGTCCAACAATTCACTTAATGGGTCGGTTTTAGAATCGGTTTTCAATGCGACGGAgcttcggtttcttgatttgtCGAATAATTTGATGTCCGGTGCGATGCCGGAAACTATCGGACGGTTGCAAAGTTTGCAGTTTCTTAACCTTTCCGACAATGAGTTAGGTGGGACTTTGCCTAAAACTCTTACTACTATCCAGAATCTAACTGTTGTTTCTTTGAAGAACAATTATTTTTCCGGTGATCTTCCGGCTGGGTTTCGATCTCTTCAAGTTTTAGACCTTTCTTCGAATCTTATCGATGGTTCTTTGCCTAAGAACTTCGGCGGTGACAGTTTAACGTACTTGAACGTGTCTTACAACAGACTTTTCGGGAAAATTCCGTCGCAATTCGCCGAGAAAATCCCTACCAATGCCACCATCGATCTTTCCTTTAACAATCTCACTGGAGAAATCCCGGATTCCGACGTGTTTAACAACCAAGAACCCAAATCTTTCTCCGGGAATCCTCATCTATGCGGGGAAATAACAGGCCGTAGCTGTCCTATAACTTCTTCACCGTCATCTTCTCCTCCGGCGATCGCAGCTTTTCCGAAAACAACAGAGTTTGCCGACACACCTGGTCCGTCACCCATCGGTGAAAAACCACAACGAAACAGGCTTAAACCAGGAACCATAGTAGCAATCATCATCGGAGACACAGCAGGGATTGGATTTTTCCTCATGGTTTTCTTCATCATCCAcaaattaaagaacaaaaaaagagtTGAAACCACCACAGTAACACAAACAGCTAACGACACAGTCAACGACAACTGGTCAACGACATCATCGTCGTCGGAATCCAGAGGGTTTACAAGATGGTCGTGTTTGAGGAACACAAAAGAAGAGTACGATGAAGAATCTGAAACCCCTTCTGAAGAAGATCAAAGTCAAGGTAATCAACGGCAGGGAATGCATGAACATGATAAAAAAGGTACATTAGTGACCGTGGATGGCGAAAACCAGCTCGAACTCGAAACTTTACTTAAAGCGTCAGCTTACATTTTAGGTGCCACGGGGTCGAGTATTATGTACAAGGCGGTGCTCGAAGACGGGACTTGTTTAGCGGTTCGAAGGATCGGGGAGAATAGTGTGGTTCGATTTAAAGACTTTGACACTCAAGTTCGAGTTATCGCCAAAATGGTGCACCCTAATTTGGTCAAGATTCGAGGGTTCTATTGGGGAGTCGATGAAAAGCTTGTTATTTACGATTTCGTCCCAAATGGCAGCGTCGCCAACTCGCGTTACA gaaAAGTTGGCTCGTCACCTTGTCATCTTCCATGGGAGGCTCGGCTAAAGATAGCCAAAGGTGTTGCACGAGGGCTAGCTTATCTCCATGACAAGAAACACGTACATGCCAATTTGAAGCCGAGCAACATTTTGTTAGGCCCCGACATGGAACCGAAGATCGGAGACTTCGGTCTCGAGAGGCTTGTAACATGCGACACAAGTACCAAAGTCGGGGTCTCGGCTCGAAACTTCGGTAGCAAAAGGTCGACGGCATCGAGAGACAGCCTCCAAGACCTAACTGGACCAAGTCCGAGTCCAAGCCCAAGCTCATTCGGGTTATCACCGTACCGAGCCCCTGAATCTCTCAGGATCCTCAAGCCTAACCCCAAGTGGGACGTTTACGCCTTTGGTGTCATTTTCCTAGAGCTTCTAACGGGGAAAGTCATAGTCGTGGACGAGTCGGGTCAAGGGAATGGGATCGTGATCGAAGATAAAATCAAGGCGTTGAGGATGGCCGATGCGCCGATCCGGGGCGAATTAGAAGGCAAAGAAGAGGGATTGTTGGCTTGTTTTACGTTGGGGTACAATTGTGCTTCTCCAGTACCACAAAAGAGACCTTCAATGAAAGAAGCCGTACAAATTCTTGATAAAATCCCTTCTTCAACTTCATTTTCACAACACTATTTTGGATactga
- the LOC105787649 gene encoding microtubule-associated protein RP/EB family member 1C, whose product MATNIGMMDGAYFVGRSEILAWINTTLHLNLSKVEEACSGAVHCQLMDSVHPGMVPMHKVNFDAKSEYEMIQNYKVLQDVFNKLKITKHIEVSKLVKGRPLDNLEFMQWMKRYCDSVNGGGLHSYNPVERREASKGGKEASKKSAPQPSSTKGSTAAPRPTSSHARRNSNDVPSSVNPSNQSAKAPSKPSTSVAAYDEQITELKLSVDSLEKERDFYFAKLRDIEILCQTPEIEDSPIVAAIKRILYATDGDASVVTEAQAMLSLDPKEAEALSPIAEASEEKSGSETQKRKNILNTDVDAAGIITLSPRQRLTDASDVHCSGSPLMTY is encoded by the exons ATGGCGACGAACATCGGAATGATGGACGGTGCTTATTTCGTCGGCAGATCTGAGATCCTTGCTTGGATCAACACCACTCTCCATCTCAATCTCTCCAAAGTagaagag GCATGTTCTGGTGCCGTTCACTGTCAGTTGATGGATTCGGTTCATCCAGGGATGGTGCCGATGCACAAAGTCAATTTCGATGCCAAGAGCGAATACGAGATGATCCAGAATTACAAAGTGCTTCAAGATGTCTTTAACAAACTCAAAATCACCAAG CATATTGAGGTGAGCAAGCTGGTGAAAGGAAGACCGCTTGATAATCTGGAGTTCATGCAATGGATGAAAAGATACTGTGATTCGGTTAATGGAGGCGGTCTTCATAg TTACAATCCAGTAGAAAGGAGAGAGGCTTCTAAGGGAGGAAAAGAAGCAAGCAAGAAATCAGCACCACAACCATCCTCAACCAAGGGTTCAACTGCTGCTCCTAGACCTACATCTTCCCATGCTCGAAGGAACAGCAACGATGTTCCTTCATCCGTGAATCCTTCTAATCAATCAGCAAAGGCACCATCCAAACCATCTACATCAGTGGCTGCGTATGATGAACAG ATTACTGAGTTGAAGCTATCTGTGGATAGTCTTGAAAAAGAGAGGGATTTTTACTTTGCAAAGTTGAGAGACATTGAGATTCTCTGCCAGACACCCGAAATCGAAGACTCCCCG ATTGTTGCAGCTATCAAAAGGATTTTATATGCTACAGATGGCGACGCATCGGTAGTGACTGAAGCTCAAGCCATGCTGTCACTTGACCCCAAGGAAGCAGAGGCATTGAGTCCAATTGCTGAGGCATCGGAAGAGAAATCCGGTTCTGAGACCCAGAAGAGGAAAAACATTTTGAACACTGATGTAGATGCTGCCGGAATCATAACCTTGTCTCCAAGGCAAAGGCTTACTGATGCTTCTGATGTTCACTGCAGTGGGTCACCTCTAATGACTTATTAA